In Bacillus sp. Cs-700, one genomic interval encodes:
- a CDS encoding YjcZ family sporulation protein has translation MSYGYGCGNQVGGAGYGGCGNQVGGARYGNGFALIVVLFILLIIVGAAFLNGKDC, from the coding sequence ATGAGTTATGGTTACGGATGTGGAAACCAAGTTGGTGGCGCTGGATACGGCGGTTGCGGAAACCAAGTTGGTGGCGCTCGTTACGGGAATGGCTTTGCTCTAATCGTTGTATTGTTCATTCTTCTTATCATCGTTGGCGCTGCTTTCCTTAATGGAAAAGACTGCTAA
- a CDS encoding SDR family oxidoreductase has product MTANRVVVITGGASGIGRQTCLKFARKGDQVVVADFDEKKGTETVELIEAEGGAALFVKTDVSRYEDVEALIEKTVEQFGTIDVMFNNAGIGRPTPLPEFDLEDYHKVIDINQHGVAYGIMAAAKKMKALNVKGVIINTTSVFGVLASPATFAYHATKGAVNMMTKSAALDLAPYGIRVVGVAPGVVDTPIVQGYRDKGLIDGMKAKVIGNKLTDPEQLADAVYLLSLEEASAINGSVVMADEGYASFK; this is encoded by the coding sequence ATGACTGCAAATAGAGTAGTAGTAATTACAGGTGGAGCAAGTGGAATTGGGAGACAAACATGTTTAAAGTTCGCACGAAAAGGTGATCAAGTCGTTGTTGCTGATTTTGATGAAAAGAAAGGTACTGAAACCGTTGAATTAATTGAAGCAGAAGGTGGAGCTGCACTCTTTGTGAAGACAGACGTTTCGCGTTATGAAGATGTGGAAGCGCTTATCGAAAAAACTGTTGAGCAATTCGGGACGATCGACGTGATGTTTAATAACGCGGGAATTGGACGTCCTACCCCTCTTCCGGAATTTGATTTAGAAGATTATCATAAAGTAATCGACATTAACCAGCACGGCGTCGCGTATGGAATTATGGCTGCCGCTAAAAAGATGAAGGCTTTAAATGTGAAAGGCGTCATCATCAATACAACATCTGTTTTTGGTGTTCTCGCTTCGCCAGCCACTTTCGCTTACCATGCAACAAAAGGGGCGGTCAATATGATGACGAAATCAGCTGCGCTTGATTTAGCACCATACGGCATCCGCGTCGTTGGTGTCGCACCTGGCGTTGTCGATACGCCAATCGTTCAAGGATATCGTGATAAAGGCTTAATCGACGGCATGAAAGCAAAAGTTATCGGCAATAAACTCACAGATCCCGAACAGCTAGCCGACGCGGTTTACCTTCTTTCATTAGAAGAAGCTAGTGCGATAAACGGCAGTGTCGTCATGGCTGATGAAGGATACGCTTCATTTAAATAG
- a CDS encoding SDR family oxidoreductase encodes MKVLIVGANGQIGKHLTSFIKEHNDLEAKVMIRKEEQASYFKDLGAETAVVDLEEDINAIAKAAEGVDAIVFTAGSGPNTGADKTMLVDLDGAVKTIEAAKVAGVKRFVMISSYDTTREAIQSAPSSFSPYVAAKHYADEWLRGTDLDYTIIHPGALTNDQGIGKVNAATRVERNEIPREDVASVIVATLENDATIGKEFQVVTGTESIKESIHSL; translated from the coding sequence ATGAAAGTACTAATAGTTGGAGCAAACGGTCAGATTGGAAAGCATTTAACTTCCTTTATTAAAGAGCATAACGATCTAGAAGCGAAAGTAATGATTCGTAAGGAAGAGCAGGCTTCTTACTTTAAGGATTTAGGCGCAGAAACTGCTGTGGTTGATTTAGAGGAAGATATTAACGCGATCGCGAAAGCGGCTGAAGGCGTGGATGCGATTGTCTTTACAGCAGGGTCTGGTCCAAATACCGGTGCAGATAAAACCATGCTAGTTGATTTAGATGGTGCTGTAAAAACAATTGAAGCAGCGAAAGTAGCTGGCGTAAAACGGTTTGTTATGATTAGTTCTTATGACACAACGCGAGAAGCGATTCAGTCTGCTCCATCTTCATTTTCACCTTATGTTGCAGCGAAGCACTATGCAGATGAATGGTTGAGAGGAACGGATTTAGATTATACAATTATCCATCCTGGTGCCTTAACGAATGATCAGGGAATCGGTAAGGTCAACGCTGCTACTAGAGTTGAAAGAAATGAAATCCCTCGAGAAGATGTGGCAAGTGTTATTGTAGCGACGCTCGAAAATGATGCGACAATTGGCAAGGAATTTCAAGTCGTGACAGGAACGGAGTCAATTAAAGAAAGCATCCATTCACTTTAA